The proteins below come from a single Cylindrospermopsis raciborskii Cr2010 genomic window:
- a CDS encoding cytochrome b/b6 domain-containing protein, which yields MSRSTPYQPLILRILHSLSGTLVLAAIITGFLVYNTFDKRFGSLPIAKINPIQDIHGTVALLFLLLLPLFSLYSFHGGKIRLLQADSLQKVSQLNEFNQPIWWLSLQRLANTFMLIAAVLAVTSGRMMKEEWLPLGELDHIWYYCHLTAWLILICSLAIHLLMSAKVGGAPLLLSMISWKVRTQDSPKHWLTRLRNWSLTHNYRQSLANLYQLLQSNTILSLIELLVILGIIAAFLLPLFFSSGD from the coding sequence ATGAGTCGTTCAACACCATATCAACCGCTAATTTTGAGGATTCTACACTCCTTGAGTGGTACTTTAGTGCTTGCTGCAATTATTACCGGGTTTTTAGTATATAATACCTTCGACAAAAGATTTGGCAGTCTTCCCATCGCCAAGATTAATCCTATTCAAGATATACACGGTACTGTTGCTTTACTATTCTTACTCTTATTACCCCTGTTTTCGCTTTATAGCTTCCATGGCGGAAAAATACGTTTATTGCAAGCGGACTCGCTACAGAAAGTATCCCAGCTCAATGAATTTAATCAACCGATTTGGTGGCTAAGTTTACAACGGTTGGCAAATACCTTCATGTTAATTGCTGCAGTTTTAGCAGTGACATCTGGAAGAATGATGAAAGAAGAATGGTTACCACTGGGAGAATTGGATCATATTTGGTATTATTGCCATTTAACAGCATGGTTAATTCTAATCTGTTCTTTAGCTATACACCTGTTAATGTCTGCTAAAGTTGGTGGTGCGCCACTACTGCTTTCCATGATTTCATGGAAAGTGCGCACTCAAGACAGTCCCAAGCACTGGTTAACTCGTTTACGTAATTGGTCTCTAACTCATAATTATAGGCAAAGCTTGGCAAACCTTTATCAGTTGCTACAAAGTAACACAATTTTAAGTTTGATTGAATTGCTAGTGATACTGGGAATTATTGCTGCTTTCCTATTACCTCTATTTTTCTCATCCGGTGATTAA
- the mrdA gene encoding penicillin-binding protein 2, with protein MITLPPLPRTVNNQKSDRTVGRGPQSIYLILFTLLMLSGITARLVYLQIIQGPKMRVRAESNRVRIIPKQPERGNIFDRNGKLLATTRYPRSVYLWPMTHTKPSWSVVGPRLSKILNIPQVDMEDKLEEAGAYSSSLVRIARHLNEAQITALKEYATELPNVEINTDAVRYYPHGKILAHVLGYTRELTAEQLKKRRSEGYRLGDVIGQMGVEKAHEKTLRGEWGGQQVEVDGAGRPLRVLGQKEAKAGNDLHLTIDLDIQKAAEKALGRRNGSIIALNPNNGEVLAMVSHPTFDPNVFSKQRLSQRDWESVQGADHPLVNRALSAFPPASTFKIVTTAAAIESGKFAPNTVLQTYGSLTIGGTRFGEWNHAGFGPLGFVGAMQWSSDTFFYQIGKGIGGPTLIEWTRKYGFGKKTGFDFVTEEARGLVPDDNWKQKAWKIPWSIGDTINMTIGQGALLTTPLQVAVMFAVPANDGYRVKPHLIKDNGDAKKWRDSLNMKPITIKILRDGLRKVITEGTGKVLNKPTIPPVAGKSGTAEAWRNKVKENHAWFGAYAPADKPEIVIVAFAEHSGGGGGSVAAPMILEILEDYFSRKRK; from the coding sequence ATGATTACATTACCACCATTACCACGGACAGTAAACAATCAAAAAAGTGACCGCACTGTTGGGCGTGGTCCACAATCCATATACTTAATACTATTCACCTTGTTAATGCTCTCTGGTATCACTGCTCGTTTGGTTTACTTACAAATCATTCAAGGACCCAAAATGCGGGTGCGCGCAGAATCTAACCGCGTGCGAATAATTCCCAAACAACCAGAAAGAGGAAATATTTTTGACCGTAATGGCAAACTATTAGCTACCACCCGCTACCCAAGATCCGTTTATTTGTGGCCCATGACACATACTAAACCATCTTGGTCTGTTGTTGGCCCTCGTTTATCGAAAATTCTGAATATCCCCCAGGTAGATATGGAAGATAAGCTGGAAGAAGCTGGAGCTTATTCTTCTTCTCTAGTTCGTATTGCTCGTCATTTAAATGAAGCTCAAATTACAGCTTTAAAGGAATATGCCACGGAATTACCAAACGTAGAAATAAATACCGATGCTGTTAGATACTATCCCCATGGAAAAATTTTAGCTCATGTGCTTGGCTATACACGAGAATTAACAGCAGAGCAACTGAAAAAACGTAGGTCCGAAGGTTATCGTCTGGGTGATGTGATTGGTCAGATGGGGGTGGAAAAAGCTCACGAAAAAACACTGCGAGGAGAATGGGGTGGTCAACAGGTAGAAGTGGATGGAGCTGGTAGACCCCTACGGGTGTTAGGTCAAAAAGAAGCTAAGGCAGGTAATGATTTACACTTAACCATAGATTTAGACATTCAAAAAGCAGCTGAAAAAGCTTTAGGTAGGCGTAATGGCTCAATAATTGCTCTTAATCCTAATAATGGTGAAGTGCTGGCCATGGTGTCCCATCCTACTTTTGATCCGAATGTTTTCTCCAAACAAAGACTTTCTCAGCGAGACTGGGAAAGTGTGCAGGGTGCGGATCACCCTCTAGTTAATAGAGCTTTGAGTGCGTTTCCCCCCGCTAGTACCTTTAAAATTGTGACCACTGCAGCGGCCATAGAATCAGGCAAGTTTGCTCCTAATACTGTGTTACAAACCTATGGTTCTTTAACTATTGGTGGAACTAGATTTGGGGAGTGGAATCATGCGGGATTTGGCCCCCTTGGTTTTGTCGGTGCAATGCAGTGGAGTAGTGATACTTTTTTCTACCAAATTGGCAAAGGTATTGGTGGTCCCACATTGATTGAATGGACTCGTAAATATGGATTTGGGAAAAAAACCGGTTTTGATTTTGTCACAGAAGAAGCTAGGGGTTTAGTACCTGATGACAATTGGAAACAGAAGGCTTGGAAAATTCCCTGGAGTATAGGTGACACTATTAATATGACCATTGGACAAGGTGCGCTTCTGACTACACCTTTACAAGTGGCAGTTATGTTTGCCGTACCTGCTAATGATGGCTACAGAGTTAAGCCACATTTGATAAAAGATAATGGAGATGCTAAAAAATGGCGTGATTCATTAAATATGAAGCCCATAACTATTAAGATCTTACGAGATGGTTTACGAAAGGTAATAACTGAAGGTACAGGTAAGGTTTTAAATAAACCTACCATTCCCCCAGTAGCTGGTAAAAGTGGTACTGCGGAAGCATGGAGGAATAAGGTGAAAGAAAATCATGCCTGGTTTGGTGCTTATGCACCTGCAGACAAACCAGAAATTGTTAT